In the Candidatus Micrarchaeia archaeon genome, TCTGCCCGGGGAACTCTACGTCGCTGTATATGACGAAATAGTTGTTCCTGCTCCAGTCTATCGGGTCGGTTTCCAGGCCAGATTGGGAAACCGTGGCCTGGAGCTCGCCGCCGCTTATGTGCGGGCCGGTGCCCTGCTCCCACAAAACCACGCCTCCGCTGGTTATTTTTGCATTAGTCACGCTGAGCGCGGTCCTTCCGCGCGAATAAGTCGCAGTAAGGGGTATGAACAGGCTCTCCTCGCTTGCGTCGGTTACCGAATCTATTATCGCGGGCCCGGATGAGATGGTGTATTCAACGCTCCGTATCACGTTGTCATTGGACGTGTATTTTATCTCGTAATCCACTTTGTAAACTCCGTACGCGACAACTGCGCGCGGGTCGCCTGGAATCGGGGAGATGTAGGTGTGGCTCACGTAAACGTCGCTGCCTGTCTTGGTGATGGTGGGCGGGGCGTTCACCACGTACACGGTCGTGCTGTCGGTGGAGGTTGCGCCGCTGTCGTCGCTGACCGTCAGAGTGAGCGTGTATGTTCCGGTGTTCGCATAGGTGTGGGACGCAGATTCGAAACCCGTGGTTTCAGCGGTTCCGTCCCCGAAATTCCACGAAACGGACTGGATTCCGCCGTCAACATCGTAGGAAAGGAACGGGCTGAACCACGACTCTTCGCTCCTGTAAGCGGTTACGGGGTCTCCTGCATCTGCAACCGGGGGCGAGTTGGGCTTGACCACCAGGTTCACGGTTGTGGTGTCGGATGCGCCCATATTGTCCAGAACGGTTAATGTGATTGGATAGATTCCTGGTGACGAGTATTGATGGTAAACTTCGCGGCCGGATTCGGATTCGCTCCCGTCTCCGAAATCCCACGTGCAGCTGTAATATGCTCTATTAGGGTAATCCGGATCGCTGGAACCGTAGCAGTCTAAAGTGACCCACTCGAGCTTCATCGGATTGAGGGTGCTTGCATTTATTGCCGCGAGCGGAGGCTGGTTGGGAACGAGGTCAACGGAGGTTTCGGCATCATTGTTGGAACGCGTGATTTCAGTAACGCTGGAAAGCGGGTCCACCACTGCGGAAAGAGTGTAATCCCCTGGGGAATAGGATGAGTTGAGCGCAACGTAATGGCTCACGCTTGAATTGGCGCCCGCGGCCAGGGAAGAGATGGATTGCTCGCCAACAATCGAGCCGTCTTTCAATATGCGCACTAGGAAGTTATGGGCTGGCGCTGTGCCTATGTTGCGCACGGCTGCGGTGAAACGGGCCACAGAGCGGTATGCTGGAGCCGAGGGAATGGCCACGGTCTGCGTTTCTGGAGTGATGGAAATCGCTAGGTCCGGAAGCTGGGCGTTGAGCGCGAGCGTGCCCGCGTTGTTTCCAAAATCAAATTCGTATATTGATTTGGAGGGGTTGGCTCTCGCCATAACTATGGGATTGGCGGCTATTCCGGAAGGCACCTTCCAGACCAGGCTCTGGGTGGATTTGGCGCCGGCGGAAATGGAAGAAACTGTCTTGGAGCCTATTTCGGTTTCGGCGCCGGAGGGGGAGAGGTAATAGAACGTGATTTCAGCGTTCGATGCTTTCGCTTTCCCAATGTTGCTCACATTGGCCTTTAAGGTCACGTTGCTCCCAACGCGCACTGCGCCCAAAATCCAGATGTCTGCGCCTGAAATTTCCAAATCAGGGAGCATGATTTCAAGGCTTTTCTCGGCTTCGTTGTTGGAGTGGTTGCTTTCAATTATGGATTTCTGGGAATTCACTTCCACGAGGAATTTGGCGTTCTTGGTCCCAGATGGGACCGTCCAGTCCAGGGAAACCTGCTCGCTTCCCTTCGATGAGAGCTTCTTTATGAGCGCCTGGCCGATTGGAGCATAGGGCGCGCCGTCCGCGGAAATATAGAATTTCACTGAGATGTTTTCCGCGAGGAGGGCCCCCTGGTTCCGTATTTTCGCATACACTTTCACCTTTTCCCCGGTTGTGGGGCCGGACGGGGCGAAATAGACGGACGAGGCGTTTATGGAAAGGTCCGGATAGATTGCGTTTATGGCTATGTCCTT is a window encoding:
- a CDS encoding CARDB domain-containing protein; protein product: MKKSLILIMLLGAASAVDFTSISAAPNTTSAYITWQTDANCTAQIVYGENSTYGRTATNYTASYSHGVKLTNLKSSTLYHYMLKCKNSSGSTEGSLDYTFKTLDSLPELYISNISLSPTNLTVDKNVTVKVVVRNSGQAKASNASLDIFCAGSSQPQKKIISSISASGSSTSTFVCPPPGAPGNYTISAVVDSENSIREQNESNNNAFARIYYNSQLRPDLLITQSDITYVLRESSGKMQADLKIYVGNAGAAKASSVKVKIAYGTNTTYKTISSISPGSKGYITYSIPLPKDFDVEVSADPFNTMIESDENNNEARQTISLSASVPDLAISPGNLTYAPSSPKTGDSLILAAKIYNSGPTTVRNIKVRFLNVKNSHFYSESKEETEEHELPPSKDPLSSAILEGMLGKKREVTVEGDVLGEIRLNISPNSAQQAKLTVKVPQNIRSFPVAVIIDPENSIAEQSKNNNIAFKDIAINAIYPDLSINASSVYFAPSGPTTGEKVKVYAKIRNQGALLAENISVKFYISADGAPYAPIGQALIKKLSSKGSEQVSLDWTVPSGTKNAKFLVEVNSQKSIIESNHSNNEAEKSLEIMLPDLEISGADIWILGAVRVGSNVTLKANVSNIGKAKASNAEITFYYLSPSGAETEIGSKTVSSISAGAKSTQSLVWKVPSGIAANPIVMARANPSKSIYEFDFGNNAGTLALNAQLPDLAISITPETQTVAIPSAPAYRSVARFTAAVRNIGTAPAHNFLVRILKDGSIVGEQSISSLAAGANSSVSHYVALNSSYSPGDYTLSAVVDPLSSVTEITRSNNDAETSVDLVPNQPPLAAINASTLNPMKLEWVTLDCYGSSDPDYPNRAYYSCTWDFGDGSESESGREVYHQYSSPGIYPITLTVLDNMGASDTTTVNLVVKPNSPPVADAGDPVTAYRSEESWFSPFLSYDVDGGIQSVSWNFGDGTAETTGFESASHTYANTGTYTLTLTVSDDSGATSTDSTTVYVVNAPPTITKTGSDVYVSHTYISPIPGDPRAVVAYGVYKVDYEIKYTSNDNVIRSVEYTISSGPAIIDSVTDASEESLFIPLTATYSRGRTALSVTNAKITSGGVVLWEQGTGPHISGGELQATVSQSGLETDPIDWSRNNYFVIYSDVEFPGQMCAAEQFNCQQQAALWNFG